A single genomic interval of Gouania willdenowi chromosome 10, fGouWil2.1, whole genome shotgun sequence harbors:
- the LOC114471166 gene encoding uncharacterized protein LOC114471166 isoform X1, with protein sequence MWLAFLTLCGFLFSSSAADEIQEKCYGNSLTLPSKYAPAVYKGQLYFTPSNGGPQRLMLENGKAKDRRLDDLLFNIYIRDLRVEDEGYFSVSHDGIQQFRILTLKVLDCADEVHKHYGDTYTYRVPSKAEFLEFTPLKSSDQLKILWNRSDSSVSSNDPDSPVRAFSNDFYWERRYLTQKHNGYYNFREKHNILISRLHLKVEENEDSLIGKVGRHLRITFPWARDDWIGTFRPESDPDFSMTIKRSRVPKIWFEDRIQVDSDGMDIDPVESSDAGIFEFRDEEGNLAWVLDLKVEDDNLTGIKYAAVAAVILLAVVTCCCCYCKRRRRKRELATPALLNYTTETPAASPAAPPAVHHRGRSQPPTYTTASVPPASTSQTVNSHASNRTTDTSHEPPVGVYNPVSIHLNPSQREMSVPTPPISSGFLTSDAELRFELKGMTSPSSLPLSSESTVCDVYNSDKLNFR encoded by the exons ATGTGGCTTGCGTTTCTGACTTTGTGCGGGTTTCTCTTCA GTTCATCGGCTGCTGATGAGATTCAGGAGAAGTGCTATGGCAATAGTTTGACCTTGCCTTCTAAATATGCTCCGGCTGTTTACAAAGgacagctttatttcactccCAGCAATGGTGGACCCCAAAGGCTAATGTTGGAAAATGGAAAG GCTAAAGATCGACGCCTCGATGACTTGCTTTTTAACATCTATATACGAGATCTGAGAGTAGAAGATGAaggatatttttctgtttccCATGATGGGATCCAACAATTCAGGATACTTACCCTTAAAGTTTTGG ATTGTGCTGATGAGGTCCACAAGCATTATGGAGATACGTATACATACCGTGTCCCTAGTAAGGCTGAGTTCTTAGAGTTTACTCCTTTGAAAAGCTCGGACCAGCTGAAGATTCTGTGGAATCGCTCTGACTCCTCAGTCAGTTCCAATGATCCTGACAGTCCAGTGAGAGCTTTTTCTAATGATTTTTATTGGGAGAGGCGATATCTTACTCAGAAGCATAATGGCTACTACAACTTCCGGGAGAAACACAACATTCTTATCTCGAGACTTCATCTTAAAGTGGAAG aGAATGAAGACAGCCTCATTGGGAAGGTGGGGAGACATCTACGGATTACATTTCCCTGGGCTAGGGATGATTGGATTGGGACTTTTAGGCCTGAAAGTGATCCAGACTTTTCTATGACGATTAAAAGAAGTCGAGTTCCAAAGATCTGGTTTGAAGATAGAATTCAGGTGGATTCTGATGGCATGGACATAGATCCTGTAGAATCCAGCGATGCAGGCATTTTTGAGTTTCGAGATGAAGAAGGCAACCTAGCTTGGGTTCTGGACCTAAAAGTAGAAGATG ATAATCTGACTGGGATTAAATATGCGGCTGTGGCTGCCGTGATTTTGCTGGCGGTGGttacctgctgctgctgttactgCAAAAGGAGACGCAGGAAAAGGGAATTGGCTACTCCTGCTctacttaattat ACTACTGAAACCCCTGCTGCGTCACCTGCTGCGCCACCTGCTGTGCATCATCGT GGGCGGAGTCAACCACCAACGTACACAACTGCATCAGTTCCCCCTGCTTCAACTTCTCAGACAGTGAATTCCCACGCCTCTAACAGAACTACAGATACGTCTCATGAGCCGCCGGTGGGT GTGTATAATCCAGTGAGCATCCATTTGAACCCCTCTCAGCGTGAG ATGTCTGTTCCCACACCTCCAATCAGCTCAGGCTTCCTCACTTCAGATGCTGAGCTTCGGTTTGAGCTGAAAGGAATGACATCGCCGTCCTCGCTACCTCTCTCTTCAGAATCAACTGTGTGTGATGTTTATAACTCTGACAAACTAAACTTTCGCTAA
- the LOC114471619 gene encoding uncharacterized protein LOC114471619 isoform X1 yields MDLLNPHSAGKMTSSVLLTALITVPLALGWDLLGEREKVQTVCVGKEFRLPVDSTSRIVTFSSHPDGPKRVLLEKTSVKDPRWEWTRDKSLVLKEATQSDQGLYANKLSMGFTYETVHLIVSECIKPYRRHYGENFEHSIPENGSLLEFSPRGSPPEAMPVVLWNHSDPETSDSRRGRLLRGGKLWVAERVTQADQGNYTMRDKEGKALSRSTLSVRGYSFNITRFTRESLNLPLFLPVPHSHLIFTPSRHADEFALGPFDPKPPRGPVQLMREGQIIDHDLRFRGIVSLTRNGSINEVVIMRLTSRHDGLYEIRDGNGNLVSSTFLQVIDKKGTWRALLKSITVPSGMFVSLAGFILFMKRYPSCSLSQIITGLRTNRTPPANPPRVNIEEYSQPCPRPSDFYSPSLQPGTPRKWTPQASPAHTSYATGMFGTPRSENEEVQRLTAESSPTHNLPSEQDKSNEEENRVFFSVAGTSDCLHSSDECVRFQIKKEEDEKRWSKAQDFFTRLPLDTDTPESSDVYTSKKLNFL; encoded by the exons ATGGACCTGCTCAACCCTCATTCTGCTG GGAAAATGACCTCCAGTGTCCTCCTCACAGCACTCATCACTGTCCCTCTGGCTTTGG GTTGGGATTTATTGG GTGAAAGAGAAAAAGTCCAGACAGTTTGTGTCGGGAAGGAGTTTCGTCTCCCTGTGGACTCCACATCCAGGATCGTGACTTTTTCGTCACACCCGGATGGACCGAAACGTGTTCTTCTGGAAAAAACCTCA GTAAAGGACCCACGGTGGGAGTGGACGAGAGATAAGTCGTTGGTCCTGAAAGAAGCCACTCAAAGTGATCAGGGTCTATACGCCAACAAACTGTCCATGGGCTTCACCTACGAGACGGTTCATCTGATCGTCTCAG AATGCATCAAGCCATACCGCAGACACTACGGGGAGAACTTTGAGCACAGCATTCCTGAAAATGGTTCCCTTCTGGAGTTTTCTCCACGAGGTTCTCCTCCTGAGGCCATGCCAGTGGTGCTGTGGAACCACTCAGACCCTGAAACCAGTGACTCACGCCGGGGGAGGCTGCTGAGAGGTGGGAAGCTCTGGGTGGCTGAGAGGGTGACGCAAGCAGACCAAGGCAACTACACCATGAGAGACAAGGAGGGGAAGGCGCTGTCTCGCAGCACACTCTCTGTCCGTG GCTACTCCTTCAATATCACACGCTTCACCAGGGAGTCGCTAAACCTGCCCTTATTTCTTCCTGTCCCTCATTCCCATCTCATTTTTACCCCTTCCCGACATGCTGACGAATTCGCCTTGGGTCCCTTTGATCCTAAACCCCCACGTGGTCCTGTGCAGCTAATGCGTGAGGGCCAGATAATAGACCATGACTTGCGCTTCAGAGGGATCGTCTCTTTGACCAGAAACGGTTCCATCAACGAGGTCGTCATTATGCGATTGACATCCAGACACGATGGGCTGTATGAAATCAGGGACGGGAATGGAAACTTGGTGTCCTCTACGTTCCTGCAGGTGATTG ACAAAAAGGGCACCTGGCGAGCGCTCCTCAAGTCCATCACAGTCCCATCTGGCATGTTTGTGTCGCTGGCTGGTTTCATCCTGTTCATGAAGCGTTACCCAAGCTGCAGCCTGTCACAGATCATCACCGGCCTCAGAACGAACCGCACACCTCCGGCCAACCCTCCCAGGGTCAACATCGAG GAATACAGTCAGCCCTGTCCTCGGCCCTCAGACTTCTACAGTCCCTCTCTGCAGCCTGGAACACCAAGGAAATGGACTCCACAAGCCAGTCCTGCTCACACA AGTTACGCTACAGGTATGTTTGGGACTCCCAGGTCTGAGAATGAGGAAGTACAGAGACTAACAGCAGAGAGCTCTCCGACTCATAATTTACCCTCAGAG CAGGACAAATCTAATGAGGAGGAGAACCGGGTTTTCTTTTCCGTGGCTGGGACTTCAGATTGCCTCCACTCATCAGACGAATGTGTTCGTTTCCAGatcaagaaagaagaagatgaaaaaaGATGGAGCAAAGCACAGGATTTCTTCACCAGACTCCCTCTGGACACGGACACGCCTGAGTCCTCTGATGTGTACACGTCAAAGAAACTAAACTTCTTATAA
- the LOC114471619 gene encoding uncharacterized protein LOC114471619 isoform X2, which yields MDLLNPHSAGKMTSSVLLTALITVPLALGWDLLGEREKVQTVCVGKEFRLPVDSTSRIVTFSSHPDGPKRVLLEKTSVKDPRWEWTRDKSLVLKEATQSDQGLYANKLSMGFTYETVHLIVSECIKPYRRHYGENFEHSIPENGSLLEFSPRGSPPEAMPVVLWNHSDPETSDSRRGRLLRGGKLWVAERVTQADQGNYTMRDKEGKALSRSTLSVRGYSFNITRFTRESLNLPLFLPVPHSHLIFTPSRHADEFALGPFDPKPPRGPVQLMREGQIIDHDLRFRGIVSLTRNGSINEVVIMRLTSRHDGLYEIRDGNGNLVSSTFLQVIDKKGTWRALLKSITVPSGMFVSLAGFILFMKRYPSCSLSQIITGLRTNRTPPANPPRVNIEEYSQPCPRPSDFYSPSLQPGTPRKWTPQASPAHTSYATGMFGTPRSENEEVQRLTAESSPTHNLPSEDKSNEEENRVFFSVAGTSDCLHSSDECVRFQIKKEEDEKRWSKAQDFFTRLPLDTDTPESSDVYTSKKLNFL from the exons ATGGACCTGCTCAACCCTCATTCTGCTG GGAAAATGACCTCCAGTGTCCTCCTCACAGCACTCATCACTGTCCCTCTGGCTTTGG GTTGGGATTTATTGG GTGAAAGAGAAAAAGTCCAGACAGTTTGTGTCGGGAAGGAGTTTCGTCTCCCTGTGGACTCCACATCCAGGATCGTGACTTTTTCGTCACACCCGGATGGACCGAAACGTGTTCTTCTGGAAAAAACCTCA GTAAAGGACCCACGGTGGGAGTGGACGAGAGATAAGTCGTTGGTCCTGAAAGAAGCCACTCAAAGTGATCAGGGTCTATACGCCAACAAACTGTCCATGGGCTTCACCTACGAGACGGTTCATCTGATCGTCTCAG AATGCATCAAGCCATACCGCAGACACTACGGGGAGAACTTTGAGCACAGCATTCCTGAAAATGGTTCCCTTCTGGAGTTTTCTCCACGAGGTTCTCCTCCTGAGGCCATGCCAGTGGTGCTGTGGAACCACTCAGACCCTGAAACCAGTGACTCACGCCGGGGGAGGCTGCTGAGAGGTGGGAAGCTCTGGGTGGCTGAGAGGGTGACGCAAGCAGACCAAGGCAACTACACCATGAGAGACAAGGAGGGGAAGGCGCTGTCTCGCAGCACACTCTCTGTCCGTG GCTACTCCTTCAATATCACACGCTTCACCAGGGAGTCGCTAAACCTGCCCTTATTTCTTCCTGTCCCTCATTCCCATCTCATTTTTACCCCTTCCCGACATGCTGACGAATTCGCCTTGGGTCCCTTTGATCCTAAACCCCCACGTGGTCCTGTGCAGCTAATGCGTGAGGGCCAGATAATAGACCATGACTTGCGCTTCAGAGGGATCGTCTCTTTGACCAGAAACGGTTCCATCAACGAGGTCGTCATTATGCGATTGACATCCAGACACGATGGGCTGTATGAAATCAGGGACGGGAATGGAAACTTGGTGTCCTCTACGTTCCTGCAGGTGATTG ACAAAAAGGGCACCTGGCGAGCGCTCCTCAAGTCCATCACAGTCCCATCTGGCATGTTTGTGTCGCTGGCTGGTTTCATCCTGTTCATGAAGCGTTACCCAAGCTGCAGCCTGTCACAGATCATCACCGGCCTCAGAACGAACCGCACACCTCCGGCCAACCCTCCCAGGGTCAACATCGAG GAATACAGTCAGCCCTGTCCTCGGCCCTCAGACTTCTACAGTCCCTCTCTGCAGCCTGGAACACCAAGGAAATGGACTCCACAAGCCAGTCCTGCTCACACA AGTTACGCTACAGGTATGTTTGGGACTCCCAGGTCTGAGAATGAGGAAGTACAGAGACTAACAGCAGAGAGCTCTCCGACTCATAATTTACCCTCAGAG GACAAATCTAATGAGGAGGAGAACCGGGTTTTCTTTTCCGTGGCTGGGACTTCAGATTGCCTCCACTCATCAGACGAATGTGTTCGTTTCCAGatcaagaaagaagaagatgaaaaaaGATGGAGCAAAGCACAGGATTTCTTCACCAGACTCCCTCTGGACACGGACACGCCTGAGTCCTCTGATGTGTACACGTCAAAGAAACTAAACTTCTTATAA
- the LOC114471619 gene encoding uncharacterized protein LOC114471619 isoform X3 — translation MDLLNPHSAGKMTSSVLLTALITVPLALGEREKVQTVCVGKEFRLPVDSTSRIVTFSSHPDGPKRVLLEKTSVKDPRWEWTRDKSLVLKEATQSDQGLYANKLSMGFTYETVHLIVSECIKPYRRHYGENFEHSIPENGSLLEFSPRGSPPEAMPVVLWNHSDPETSDSRRGRLLRGGKLWVAERVTQADQGNYTMRDKEGKALSRSTLSVRGYSFNITRFTRESLNLPLFLPVPHSHLIFTPSRHADEFALGPFDPKPPRGPVQLMREGQIIDHDLRFRGIVSLTRNGSINEVVIMRLTSRHDGLYEIRDGNGNLVSSTFLQVIDKKGTWRALLKSITVPSGMFVSLAGFILFMKRYPSCSLSQIITGLRTNRTPPANPPRVNIEEYSQPCPRPSDFYSPSLQPGTPRKWTPQASPAHTSYATGMFGTPRSENEEVQRLTAESSPTHNLPSEQDKSNEEENRVFFSVAGTSDCLHSSDECVRFQIKKEEDEKRWSKAQDFFTRLPLDTDTPESSDVYTSKKLNFL, via the exons ATGGACCTGCTCAACCCTCATTCTGCTG GGAAAATGACCTCCAGTGTCCTCCTCACAGCACTCATCACTGTCCCTCTGGCTTTGG GTGAAAGAGAAAAAGTCCAGACAGTTTGTGTCGGGAAGGAGTTTCGTCTCCCTGTGGACTCCACATCCAGGATCGTGACTTTTTCGTCACACCCGGATGGACCGAAACGTGTTCTTCTGGAAAAAACCTCA GTAAAGGACCCACGGTGGGAGTGGACGAGAGATAAGTCGTTGGTCCTGAAAGAAGCCACTCAAAGTGATCAGGGTCTATACGCCAACAAACTGTCCATGGGCTTCACCTACGAGACGGTTCATCTGATCGTCTCAG AATGCATCAAGCCATACCGCAGACACTACGGGGAGAACTTTGAGCACAGCATTCCTGAAAATGGTTCCCTTCTGGAGTTTTCTCCACGAGGTTCTCCTCCTGAGGCCATGCCAGTGGTGCTGTGGAACCACTCAGACCCTGAAACCAGTGACTCACGCCGGGGGAGGCTGCTGAGAGGTGGGAAGCTCTGGGTGGCTGAGAGGGTGACGCAAGCAGACCAAGGCAACTACACCATGAGAGACAAGGAGGGGAAGGCGCTGTCTCGCAGCACACTCTCTGTCCGTG GCTACTCCTTCAATATCACACGCTTCACCAGGGAGTCGCTAAACCTGCCCTTATTTCTTCCTGTCCCTCATTCCCATCTCATTTTTACCCCTTCCCGACATGCTGACGAATTCGCCTTGGGTCCCTTTGATCCTAAACCCCCACGTGGTCCTGTGCAGCTAATGCGTGAGGGCCAGATAATAGACCATGACTTGCGCTTCAGAGGGATCGTCTCTTTGACCAGAAACGGTTCCATCAACGAGGTCGTCATTATGCGATTGACATCCAGACACGATGGGCTGTATGAAATCAGGGACGGGAATGGAAACTTGGTGTCCTCTACGTTCCTGCAGGTGATTG ACAAAAAGGGCACCTGGCGAGCGCTCCTCAAGTCCATCACAGTCCCATCTGGCATGTTTGTGTCGCTGGCTGGTTTCATCCTGTTCATGAAGCGTTACCCAAGCTGCAGCCTGTCACAGATCATCACCGGCCTCAGAACGAACCGCACACCTCCGGCCAACCCTCCCAGGGTCAACATCGAG GAATACAGTCAGCCCTGTCCTCGGCCCTCAGACTTCTACAGTCCCTCTCTGCAGCCTGGAACACCAAGGAAATGGACTCCACAAGCCAGTCCTGCTCACACA AGTTACGCTACAGGTATGTTTGGGACTCCCAGGTCTGAGAATGAGGAAGTACAGAGACTAACAGCAGAGAGCTCTCCGACTCATAATTTACCCTCAGAG CAGGACAAATCTAATGAGGAGGAGAACCGGGTTTTCTTTTCCGTGGCTGGGACTTCAGATTGCCTCCACTCATCAGACGAATGTGTTCGTTTCCAGatcaagaaagaagaagatgaaaaaaGATGGAGCAAAGCACAGGATTTCTTCACCAGACTCCCTCTGGACACGGACACGCCTGAGTCCTCTGATGTGTACACGTCAAAGAAACTAAACTTCTTATAA
- the prpf19 gene encoding pre-mRNA-processing factor 19: MSLVCAISNEVPEHPCVSPVSNQVFDRRLIEKYIAENGTDPMNGQPLSEEQLVDIKVSHPIRPKAPSATSIPAILKSLQDEWDAVMLHSFTLRQQLQTTRQELSHALYQHDAACRVIARLTKEVTAAREALATLKPQAGLVTPQALPASQPSAAGAGGEPMEISEQVGMTAEIIQKLQDKATILTTERKRRGKTVPEELVRSEDLGKYRQVASHAGLHSASVPGILSLDLCPSDTNKVLTGGADKNVVVFDKNEEQIVATLKGHTKKVTSVIYHPSQSVVFSASPDATIRVWSVTAGNCVQVVRAHEASVTGLSLHATGDYLLSSSEDQYWAFSDIQTGRVLTKVTDESAGCALTCAQFHPDGLIFGTGTADSQIKIWDLKERTNVANFPGHSGPVTSIAFSENGYYLATGAQDSSLKLWDLRKLKNFKTITLDNNYEVKSLVFDQSGTYLAVGGSDIRVYICKQWSEVLNFTDHTGLVTGVAFGENAQFLTSAGMDRSLKFYSM, translated from the exons ATGTCTTTGGTTTGTGCGA tcTCCAACGAGGTGCCGGAGCACCCGTGCGTCTCTCCCGTGTCCAACCAGGTGTTTGACCGCCGGCTGATTGAGAAGTACATAGCGGAGAATGGGACGGACCCGATGAACGGACAGCCGCTGTCTGAGGAGCAGCTCGTAGACATTAAAG TATCACATCCTATCAGACCTAAGGCACCATCAGCAACGAGCATTCCTGCCATCCTTAAGTCCCTTCAGGACGAGTGG GATGCAGTCATGCTTCACAGCTTTACATTGCGGCAGCAGCTGCAGACAACGCGCCAGGAGCTTTCCCATGCACTCTACCAGCACGATGCTGCCTGCAGGGTCATCGCTCGACTCACCAAAGAGGTCACCGCTGCCAGAGAAG CTCTTGCCACGCTCAAACCCCAGGCTGGGTTGGTGACTCCTCAGGCACTTCCTGCTTCTCAACCATCTGCAGCA GGTGCTGGTGGAGAACCTATGGAGATTAGTGAACAGGTTGGAATGACTGCAGAGATCATCCAAAAG CTTCAAGACAAGGCTACTATTCTCActacagagagaaagagg AGAGGAAAAACTGTCCCAGAAGAGCTGGTCAGATCTGAGGACCTGGGCAAATATCGCCAGGTGGCCTCACATGCT GGTCTTCATAGCGCAAGTGTGCCCGGTATTCTGTCTTTGGATTTGTGTCCTTCAGACACCAACAAAGTGCTCACTG GTGGAGCTGATAAGAATGTGGTGGTGTTCGACAAGAACGAAGAGCAAATTGTGGCTACGCTCAAAGGCCACACCAAGAAGGTCACCTCTGTCATTTACCATCCATCTCAG tcCGTGGTCTTCTCTGCATCCCCAGATGCCACAATCCGTGTGTGGTCTGTCACAGCAGGTAACTGTGTGCAGGTTGTGCGTGCACACGAGGCCAGTGTCACCGGCCTGTCCCTACATGCCACTGGAGACTACCTGCTGAGCTCCTCTGAGGATCAA TACTGGGCCTTTTCTGACATCCAGACTGGTCGAGTCCTCACCAAAGTTACTGATGAAAGTGCTGGATGTG CTCTGACCTGTGCCCAGTTTCATCCTGACGGTCTGATCTTTGGCACTGGCACGGCCGACTCTCAGATCAAGATTTGGGATCTGAAGGAGCGCACCAACGTGGCCAACTTCCCCGGCCACTCTGGACCCGTTACCTCCATTGCTTTCTCTGAGAACGGATACTATCTAGCCACTG GTGCCCAGGATAGTTCTCTGAAACTGTGGGATTTGAGGAAACTGAAGAACTTTAAGACCATCACTCTGGACAACAACTATGAG GTGAAGTCACTGGTGTTTGATCAGAGTGGTACCTACCTGGCTGTAGGAGGGTCTGATATTAGAGTTTACATCTGCAAGCAGTGGTCGGAGGTCCTCAACTTCACTG ACCACACAGGGTTGGTGACAGGAGTGGCCTTTGGAGAGAATGCTCAGTTCCTCACCTCTGCAGGAATGGACAGAAGCCTCAAATTTTACAGTATGTAG
- the LOC114471166 gene encoding uncharacterized protein LOC114471166 isoform X2, whose protein sequence is MWLAFLTLCGFLFSSSAADEIQEKCYGNSLTLPSKYAPAVYKGQLYFTPSNGGPQRLMLENGKAKDRRLDDLLFNIYIRDLRVEDEGYFSVSHDGIQQFRILTLKVLDCADEVHKHYGDTYTYRVPSKAEFLEFTPLKSSDQLKILWNRSDSSVSSNDPDSPVRAFSNDFYWERRYLTQKHNGYYNFREKHNILISRLHLKVEENEDSLIGKVGRHLRITFPWARDDWIGTFRPESDPDFSMTIKRSRVPKIWFEDRIQVDSDGMDIDPVESSDAGIFEFRDEEGNLAWVLDLKVEDDNLTGIKYAAVAAVILLAVVTCCCCYCKRRRRKRELATPALLNYTTETPAASPAAPPAVHHRGRSQPPTYTTASVPPASTSQTVNSHASNRTTDTSHEPPVYNPVSIHLNPSQREMSVPTPPISSGFLTSDAELRFELKGMTSPSSLPLSSESTVCDVYNSDKLNFR, encoded by the exons ATGTGGCTTGCGTTTCTGACTTTGTGCGGGTTTCTCTTCA GTTCATCGGCTGCTGATGAGATTCAGGAGAAGTGCTATGGCAATAGTTTGACCTTGCCTTCTAAATATGCTCCGGCTGTTTACAAAGgacagctttatttcactccCAGCAATGGTGGACCCCAAAGGCTAATGTTGGAAAATGGAAAG GCTAAAGATCGACGCCTCGATGACTTGCTTTTTAACATCTATATACGAGATCTGAGAGTAGAAGATGAaggatatttttctgtttccCATGATGGGATCCAACAATTCAGGATACTTACCCTTAAAGTTTTGG ATTGTGCTGATGAGGTCCACAAGCATTATGGAGATACGTATACATACCGTGTCCCTAGTAAGGCTGAGTTCTTAGAGTTTACTCCTTTGAAAAGCTCGGACCAGCTGAAGATTCTGTGGAATCGCTCTGACTCCTCAGTCAGTTCCAATGATCCTGACAGTCCAGTGAGAGCTTTTTCTAATGATTTTTATTGGGAGAGGCGATATCTTACTCAGAAGCATAATGGCTACTACAACTTCCGGGAGAAACACAACATTCTTATCTCGAGACTTCATCTTAAAGTGGAAG aGAATGAAGACAGCCTCATTGGGAAGGTGGGGAGACATCTACGGATTACATTTCCCTGGGCTAGGGATGATTGGATTGGGACTTTTAGGCCTGAAAGTGATCCAGACTTTTCTATGACGATTAAAAGAAGTCGAGTTCCAAAGATCTGGTTTGAAGATAGAATTCAGGTGGATTCTGATGGCATGGACATAGATCCTGTAGAATCCAGCGATGCAGGCATTTTTGAGTTTCGAGATGAAGAAGGCAACCTAGCTTGGGTTCTGGACCTAAAAGTAGAAGATG ATAATCTGACTGGGATTAAATATGCGGCTGTGGCTGCCGTGATTTTGCTGGCGGTGGttacctgctgctgctgttactgCAAAAGGAGACGCAGGAAAAGGGAATTGGCTACTCCTGCTctacttaattat ACTACTGAAACCCCTGCTGCGTCACCTGCTGCGCCACCTGCTGTGCATCATCGT GGGCGGAGTCAACCACCAACGTACACAACTGCATCAGTTCCCCCTGCTTCAACTTCTCAGACAGTGAATTCCCACGCCTCTAACAGAACTACAGATACGTCTCATGAGCCGCCG GTGTATAATCCAGTGAGCATCCATTTGAACCCCTCTCAGCGTGAG ATGTCTGTTCCCACACCTCCAATCAGCTCAGGCTTCCTCACTTCAGATGCTGAGCTTCGGTTTGAGCTGAAAGGAATGACATCGCCGTCCTCGCTACCTCTCTCTTCAGAATCAACTGTGTGTGATGTTTATAACTCTGACAAACTAAACTTTCGCTAA